A stretch of the Ostrea edulis chromosome 9, xbOstEdul1.1, whole genome shotgun sequence genome encodes the following:
- the LOC125682864 gene encoding FMRFamide receptor-like yields MENSTCHSDVAYKTHVENIAAEQIWIYVSPVLIVVGTIANTLSIIVLLHKRMRTSTTMFYLTVLSFGDMMVLYTGLLRYWIKSAFDKDIRLISQFSCKIHAFLVYFSLDFTTWVLVAVTIDRCVFVCLPFKAKRLCTLTHARMVVVCIGLIMTALNFHLFWGVSHEMQLGELSCTHANDFTEFAWPWIDFCVFSIIPFTIMIIANILIIRHLFMAHKRVASHHHETSHSEQCQSVINHSNGNGVRTKQRKVPSITTMLLTTNCVFLALTLPIVIYLIVYPYVLYDATDHVTAVLKLLWAIANMFQYANNTIHFFLYCLTGPRFRRELFKVFKIKSRSSHELTTTMEMH; encoded by the coding sequence ATGGAGAATTCCACGTGCCACAGCGACGTCGCCTACAAGACGCATGTAGAGAACATCGCAGCGGAGCAGATCTGGATCTATGTGTCACCTGTTCTGATAGTTGTGGGCACTATCGCAAATACGCTCTCGATCATCGTGTTGCTGCACAAACGAATGCGCACATCAACAACCATGTTCTATTTGACCGTTCTTTCGTTTGGCGATATGATGGTACTATACACAGGTTTACTTCGATACTGGATTAAATCAGCGTTCGACAAAGATATTCGTCTGATATCGCAGTTTTCCTGCAAGATTCATGCTTTTTTGGTGTATTTTTCCCTAGATTTTACAACATGGGTTTTAGTAGCGGTGACAATAGATCGGTGTGTATTTGTATGCCTTCCTTTTAAGGCCAAGCGACTCTGCACCTTAACTCATGCTAGAATGGTAGTGGTGTGTATAGGTCTTATAATGACAGCTCTGAATTTTCACTTGTTCTGGGGTGTGTCACATGAGATGCAGCTTGGAGAACTATCTTGCACGCACGCGAACGACTTCACCGAATTCGCCTGGCCCTGGATAGATTTCTGTGTGTTTAGTATAATTCCATTTACTATCATGATCATAGCAAACATACTTATTATCAGACATCTATTTATGGCACACAAGCGTGTGGCTTCCCATCACCACGAAACATCCCATTCGGAACAATGCCAAAGCGTCATAAATCATTCCAATGGAAACGGTGTGCGAACAAAGCAAAGAAAGGTTCCGAGTATCACTACCATGTTGCTGACGACAAACTGTGTGTTTTTGGCGTTAACTTTGCCAATTGTAATCTACTTAATTGTTTATCCGTACGTACTCTATGATGCCACAGATCACGTGACTGCAGTTTTGAAGTTGCTATGGGCAATCGCGAATATGTTTCAATATGCGAATAACACCATTCATTTCTTTCTGTATTGTTTAACTGGACCTCGTTTCCGTCGTGAACTATTTAAAGTGTTTAAAATAAAGTCTAGATCATCTCACGAGTTAACAACGACCATGGAAATGCACTGA